The proteins below come from a single Cannabis sativa cultivar Pink pepper isolate KNU-18-1 chromosome 3, ASM2916894v1, whole genome shotgun sequence genomic window:
- the LOC115710402 gene encoding uncharacterized protein LOC115710402: protein MEDTLVARIYKARYFPHGSFLNAELGENPSFIWRSIWAAQDLVKQGARRAISNETAVSILHDPWLPNDSNPFVLSTNPGLVDQYVSSLMITGERSWDVELLNDMFEERDINLIRSIQLSHSRAIDGWYWSMESSGIYSVKSSYKFLQSSRGNWLFMQDDNFWKKLWKLPVPSKVHHFLWKACSGCLPTKVDCSFSRSCWALSAINQSDAGVHAEFCDWFFGILATGSEVVASEAAMLCWSIWNTRNEVQWQNKNRIALEVVRSARHVLGQWKITKFESPNALFATGDTTNSNCLRKPDVFTVKVNVDGATFEAHQKFGFGCVARDSHGKLIEAISGSRWGCVSAEIAEVIGIKEAISWIKRKGWGAVVIESDALVVVQAINSSAHMPSQFGLLVEDFRTILSSLNNVLALLSIDLQIRMPIVLLGLLFIVRLYV, encoded by the exons ATGGAGGACACACTTGTGGCAAGGATTTATAAAGCACGGTATTTCCCTCATGGTTCTTTTCTTAATGCTGAACTAGGAGAAAACCCAAGTTTCATTTGGAGAAGTATTTGGGCGGCTCAAGATCTTGTAAAGCAAGGTGCTAGAAGAGCTATTTCTAATGAAACTGCGGTTAGTATTTTACATGATCCTTGGTTACCCAATGATTCTAATCCCTTTGTTTTGTCCACTAATCCGGGCCTAGTTGATCAATATGTGTCTAGTTTGATGATAACTGGGGAGCGGTCTTGGGATGTTGAACTTCTTAATGATATGTTTGAAGAGCGTGATATCAACTTAATTAGAAGTATTCAACTTAGTCACTCACGGGCTATAGATGGTTGGTATTGGAGTATGGAATCTTCGGGTATTTACTCAGTCAAAAGTTCTTATAAGTTTCTCCAATCATCGAGAGGAAATTGGTTGTTCATGCAAGACGACAACTTTTGGAAGAAACTTTGGAAGCTGCCCGTTCCCTCTAAAGTTCACCACTTTCTTTGGAAGGCTTGCTCTGGTTGCCTCCCAACAAAG GTGGACTGCTCTTTCTCACGCTCCTGCTGGGCATTATCGGCCATAAACCAGTCGGATGCTGGTGTTCATGCCGAATTCTGTGATTGGTTTTTTGGTATCCTTGCTACCGGCAGTGAGGTTGTGGCGAGTGAAGCTGCTATGTTGTGTTGGAGTATTTGGAATACTCGTAATGAAGTGCAATGGCAAAATAAAAACCGAATTGCTTTGGAAGTGGTAAGATCGGCTAGACATGTCCTTGGCCAATGGAAAATTACAAAGTTTGAGTCTCCTAATGCTTTGTTTGCTACGGGGGACACTACAAACAGTAATTGTTTGCGTAAACCTGATGTTTTTACGGTCAAGGTGAATGTTGATGGTGCGACTTTTGAAGCTCACCAAAAGTTTGGTTTTGGTTGTGTTGCTCGTGATAGTCATGGCAAGCTTATTGAAGCTATTTCTGGGAGTAGATGGGGTTGTGTGTCTGCAGAGATAGCTGAGGTAATTGGTATTAAGGAGGCGATTAGTTGGATAAAGCGCAAAGGGTGGGGTGCGGTGGTTATTGAGTCTGATGCTTTGGTTGTGGTTCAAGCGATTAATAGCTCAGCTCATATGCCATCCCAATTTGGTTTGTTAGTTGAGGACTTTCGTACTATTTTATCTAGTTTAAATAATGTCCTTGCTCTTTTGTCAATCGATCTGCAAATAAGGATGCCCATTGTGTTGCTAGGGCTCTTATTTATCGTCAGGTTATACGTTTAA
- the LOC115709024 gene encoding carbonic anhydrase 2 — MAEQLTQSALKKTMLFISGNNKEISGEDVGAAETLNDESNKVLMMKSEEVQAGQDPNASFDPVRRIACGFNHFLIHKFYRYPDYFRQLAEAQHPKFLVFACSDSRVSPSNILNFQPGEAFMARNIANLVPTFDKSKYSGVGAIIEYAVTQLNVENILVIGHSRCGGIERLMSHPEDGSVPFDFIDDWVKIAQSAKDKVKAEHSDLPFEEQCEICTEEAVDLSLNNLLTYSYVKKGVEEKKIALRGGYYDFVVGNFKLWELA; from the exons ATGGCCGAACAGTTAACCCAGTCGGCTCTCAAGAAGACGATGCTGTTCATCAG TGGGAATAATAAGGAAATTAGTGGGGAAGATGTGGGAGCTGCAGAAACCTTAAATGATGAGAGTAATAAGGTGTTGATGATGAAGAGTGAAGAAGTGCAAGCTGGACAGGATCCCAATGCAAGCTTTGATCCTGTTAGGAGAATTGCCTGTGGATTTAATCACTTTCTCATCCATAAGTTCTA CAGGTATCCTGATTATTTTCGTCAACTTGCCGAAGCACAACATCCCAAG TTTCTTGTATTTGCTTGTTCTGATTCTCGAGTGAGTCCTTCTAATATTTTGAATTTCCAACCTGGAGAAGCTTTCATGGCTCGCAACATTGCTAACTTGGTTCCAACTTTTGACAAG TCTAAATATTCTGGAGTTGGAGCAATTATTGAATATGCGGTAACACAGCTCAAT gtGGAGAATATTTTGGTTATCGGTCATAGTCGGTGTGGTGGAATAGAGAGACTTATGTCTCATCCAGAAGATGGTTCAGTTCCTtt TGACTTCATAGATGATTGGGTCAAAATTGCTCAATCTGCCAAGGACAAAGTCAAAGCTGAGCACAGTGATTTACCATTTGAGGAACAATGCGAAATATGTACTGAG GAAGCTGTGGATTTGTCACTAAACAATCTGCTTACTTATTCGTACGTTAAGAAGGGAGTTGAAGAGAAAAAGATTGCACTTAGAGGTGGATACTATGATTTTGTGGTTGGAAATTTCAAGCTTTGGGAACTTGCATGA